A window from Fusarium musae strain F31 chromosome 8, whole genome shotgun sequence encodes these proteins:
- a CDS encoding hypothetical protein (EggNog:ENOG41), translating to MRNYRGSLKSLNRVTTRLNIHPRIPRRRLSHRQHRHLWTSPSKNDAKQEAQQKSTFPVAVITGGLFIWWLYPSDDFAQLSGKQLRQRTHEDSPKDEKQDKTQDGELDSDQSAWINFARRFETFCKLNDVQFSSFSDKVVSYLLPEWSRLIPGYVRKLQHELSMSPGSLADEIWQDAHDPLINPEIRYSAKVRVSPNLCDEEKEFLSRRKRVARIGLAKYLGLKEEDVHPDDVPTIAMCGSGGGLRALIAGTGSILATEEDGLFDCVTYTSGVSGSCWLQALSLTSFNKGNIRNLLEHLKARASTHIAYPPVAFQSLASMPTNKYLLSGMVEKLKGDPKADFGLVDVYGVLLAARYLVPKGDLGVNDRDFKLSNQRQYVQYGQLPMPIYTAVRHEIPDLPEAAEQGPIEAEIAKEKAKKEAWFQWYEITPYEFFCEEFGAGIPTWALGRRFNQGCDVPPEDGFHLPELRLPLLMGIFGSAFCATLSHYYREIKPLVQGLTGFGTIDELISTRDDDLVKVHPIDPAKIPNFAYGMHGKLPETTPTSIYDNEYIQLMDAGMSNNLPIYPLLRPGRDVDVLVAFDASADIKTDNWLSVADGYARQRGVRGWPVGIGWPKPGEATSQVVEELDEAQAKSTREAEAKLREAKKEQDELRQEAHEEGKQVMAESDKTKFEPGDQESGDLGYCTVWVGTNTERSTEPPPPSKAISTETSWQLMEPDAGIAVVYLPFISNDKVPGISPGTTEYLSTWNFIYTPEQIDNVTALARANYDEGKQQIRDTIRAVYQRKKKLREEAEKAQRQDRYRSRMRRGEGIRLGEGDHFS from the coding sequence ATGAGAAACTACCGCGGCTctctcaagagcctcaatAGAGTCACTACAAGACTCAATATCCACCCGCGGATCCCCCGACGAAGATTATCGCATCGTCAACACCGCCATCTGTGGACATCTCCATCCAAAAACGATGCCAAGCAAGAAGCACAGCAAAAATCGACGTTTCCAGTAGCAGTAATTACCGGCGGGCTTTTCATCTGGTGGCTCTACCCTTCTGACGACTTTGCACAGCTTTCCGGTAAACAATTGAGGCAGCGAACCCATGAGGACTCTCCAAAGGACgagaaacaagacaagactcAGGACGGAGAATTAGATAGTGACCAGTCGGCCTGGATAAACTTTGCTCGCCGCTTCGAGACGTTCTGTAAGCTCAACGATGTTCaattctcctccttctccgaCAAGGTCGTTAGTTATCTCCTCCCTGAGTGGTCCAGACTTATCCCAGGCTATGTTCGGAAACTCCAGCATGAACTCTCCATGTCCCCAGGGTCTCTGGCCGACGAGATTTGGCAAGACGCCCACGACCCCCTAATTAATCCCGAGATTCGATATTCTGCCAAAGTTCGAGTTTCACCCAATCTTtgcgatgaggagaaggaatTTTTGTCCCGGCGAAAACGAGTCGCCAGAATAGGGCTGGCTAAATATCTGGgactgaaggaggaggatgtccATCCGGATGATGTTCCCACAATTGCAATGTGCGGCTCTGGTGGAGGTCTGAGAGCACTTATTGCTGGAACTGGATCAATTCTTGCCACAGAAGAGGATGGGCTGTTTGACTGCGTCACATACACCTCGGGCGTGAGCGGCTCATGCTGGCTTCAAGCTTTGAGTCTCACATCGTTCAACAAGGGAAACATTCGTAACCTTCTCGAGCACCTGAAAGCTAGGGCCTCAACCCATATCGCCTACCCGCCCGTGGCCTTCCAATCTCTTGCTTCTATGCCGACTAATAAATACCTGCTGAGTGGCAtggtcgagaagctcaagggtgATCCCAAGGCAGATTTTGGTCTCGTCGATGTGTATGGTGTCTTACTGGCAGCTCGGTACCTTGTGCCAAAAGGGGACCTCGGAGTCAACGATCGCGACTTTAAGCTCTCAAACCAACGCCAATACGTCCAGTACGGGCAATTACCGATGCCCATCTATACTGCTGTGAGACACGAGATTCCTGACTTGCCAGAGGCTGCTGAACAAGGCCCAATCGAAGCCGAGATCGCCAAagagaaagccaagaaggaggcgtGGTTTCAGTGGTATGAGATCACCCCGTACGAATTCTTTTGTGAAGAGTTCGGCGCCGGAATCCCCACCTGGGCTTTAGGCCGCAGATTCAACCAGGGATGTGATGTTCCTCCTGAGGATGGCTTCCATCTCCCCGAACTTCGTTTGCCACTCCTCATGGGCATCTTTGGTAGCGCATTTTGTGCAACTCTCAGTCATTATTACCGAGAGATCAAGCCACTTGTCCAGGGTCTGACTGGTTTTGGGACTATTGATGAACTCATCTCGACACGAGACGATGATTTGGTAAAAGTGCATCCTATTGATCCTGCCAAAATACCCAACTTTGCCTACGGAATGCACGGAAAATTACCGGAAACCACGCCGACCAGTATTTATGACAACGAGTATATTCAGCTTATGGATGCTGGAATGTCTAATAACTTGCCTATCTACCCACTCCTGCGTCCGGGCAGAGATGTGGACGTACTTGTTGCCTTTGATGCCTCTGCAGACATCAAAACCGACAACTGGCTCTCAGTCGCCGATGGCTACGCCCGTCAACGCGGTGTTCGGGGTTGGCCCGTCGGCATTGGCTGGCCCAAGCCCGGAGAAGCAACATCCCAGGTAGTAGAAGAGCTAGACGAGGCACAGGCGAAATCCACTCGTGAAGCTGAGGCTAAGCTCCGCGAAGCCAAGAAAGAGCAGGATGAGCTTCGCCAGGAAGCTCACGAAGAGGGCAAGCAAGTTATGGCAGAGAGTGACAAGACCAAGTTCGAGCCTGGGGATCAAGAGTCCGGCGATCTGGGCTACTGCACTGTCTGGGTTGGGACTAACACAGAACGCAGTACTGAGCCACCACCTCCCTCAAAAGCAATATCGACCGAGACATCATGGCAGCTCATGGAGCCCGATGCTGGTATTGCTGTTGTCTATTTGCCTTTCATTTCCAACGACAAGGTCCCTGGTATTTCTCCAGGAACTACCGAGTACCTTAGCACATGGAACTTCATCTATACCCCTGAACAGATTGATAATGTCACTGCATTGGCTCGAGCAAACTACGACGAGGGAAAGCAGCAGATTCGAGATACCATCCGCGCAGTGTAtcagcgcaagaagaagcttcgCGAGGAAGCAGAAAAGGCCCAACGTCAGGACCGTTATCGATCCCGTATGAGGAGAGGCGAAGGCATCCGTCTGGGCGAAGGTGATCATTTCAGTTGA
- a CDS encoding hypothetical protein (BUSCO:EOG09263CGP): MKRARIDRWGGQLLQAHARSIGSGISRQAFLLATRRQASTVAASQTNEETPTFTNLPSPSPERAAESAKLAALHSRLSLSNKIPLETLARALIVPSADKNPSFNNANLAFLGSTFINYHVLEFLVCKWPRLPMAVLYEALRAYSGKESLHQVARRWGVEAAAAPGEEVDPGLLQWAPRDADMQSRWGSVRQESAFTDRFKPRRGISSRVVYDNAFGDPVNVEKMSSEEGYKYYQHEAYSSFVQAVVGAVYTHSGQDAARDFVKAHVLARQVDVSTMFEFSLPTRELSMLCAREGFEAPIARLESETGRHSRTPVFIVGIYSGSEKLGEGGGPSLDVARWKASMNALKAWYLYSPGNKVRVPSDMYEPDAKRWTAPHIDIGEVI, encoded by the coding sequence ATGAAGAGGGCACGGATCGATCGATGGGGCGGCCAATTGCTGCAGGCCCATGCCCGCAGTATCGGTAGCGGTATCTCAAGACAGGCATTTCTACTAGCGACTCGACGTCAAGCTTCTACAGTTGCCGCTTCTCAAACCAACGAAGAAACACCCACATTCACCAATCTCCCATCTCCCTCCCCCGAACGTGCCGCTGAGTCGGCCAAGCTTGCGGCTCTCCACTCCCGGTTATCACTCTCCAACAAGATCCCTCTGGAAACTCTCGCCCGGGCCCTCATCGTTCCCTCAGCCGACAAGAACCCCAGCTTCAACAACGCCAACCTCGCCTTCCTCGGCAGCACATTCATCAACTATCACGTCCTCGAGTTCCTCGTCTGTAAATGGCCTCGTCTACCAATGGCTGTCCTCTACGAGGCCCTCCGTGCCTATTCTGGAAAGGAATCCCTGCATCAAGTAGCGCGCAGGTGGGGTGTTGAGGCCGCTGCTGCTCCCGGTGAGGAGGTCGATCCTGGCCTATTACAATGGGCACCCCGGGATGCGGATATGCAGTCACGCTGGGGTTCTGTCCGTCAAGAATCTGCTTTTACAGACCGATTTAAACCCCGGCGAGGAATCAGCAGTCGTGTAGTCTACGACAATGCTTTTGGTGATCCCGTGAACGTCGAGAAGATGAGCAGCGAGGAGGGCTATAAGTATTACCAACACGAGGCGTACTCTTCATTTGTCCAAGCCGTTGTTGGTGCTGTTTACACCCACTCCGGTCAAGACGCCGCTCGCGATTTCGTCAAAGCTCACGTCCTTGCTCGACAAGTCGACGTTTCTACCATGTTCGAATTCAGTCTACCTACACGAGAACTCTCCATGTTGTGCGCTCGTGAAGGATTTGAGGCACCTATTGCTCGTCTAGAGAGTGAGACAGGTCGGCATTCACGAACTCCCGTGTTCATTGTTGGTATTTACAGCGGTTCTGAGAAACTTGGTGAAGGTGGCGGCCCTAGCCTGGACGTTGCCAGATGGAAGGCATCGATGAACGCCCTCAAAGCGTGGTACCTCTACAGCCCCGGCAACAAGGTCCGGGTGCCCAGTGACATGTACGAGCCGGATGCTAAGCGCTGGACAGCCCCGCATATCGATATTGGTGAGGTCATCTAA
- a CDS encoding hypothetical protein (EggNog:ENOG41): protein MGGGGKVPYPKHVWSPAGGWYAQPANWRANTLIAGVVMAGIVAVTWKFSAGREQWAHRPEQGQWYASRQYAIQFRIGEILSESANNGV, encoded by the exons ATG GGCGGCGGCGGAAAAGTCCC TTACCCCAAGCACGTCTGGTCTCCAGCCGGTGGTTGGTACGCGCAGCCTGCGAACTGGCGCGCCAACACCCTGATTGCTGGTGTCGTCATGGCCGGAATCGTTGCGGTTACGTGGAAGTTCAGCGCTGGACGAGAACAATGGGCTCACCGACCTGAGCAAGGGCAGTGGTACGCCAGCCGACAGTATGCTATCCAATTCCGCATTGGCGAGATTCTGAGCGAAAGTGCTAACAATGGGGTTTAG
- a CDS encoding hypothetical protein (EggNog:ENOG41): protein MLTTYVQIDPANDPRDFEHHSSASTSPEHHPYDSDPEEADIDEHAQHGFVFRRSVRDGPNHPHHHDPATAPTYERFWDMLNGFGPRAPGGNSSFPPSPGEHELPQGPNFGPRIHRTTFTSGPLGGTTSVTIVSGPIHATSRGPAGAPGGETFQEYAQPPFQLDERPGGLRVTAISMNLGANQRTSFFQNMLRDIVPPPPAHNHDGEEGAGGPPPGLARSLQDILNLLNPANAMHGDAVYSQEALDRIITGLMEANPQSNAAPPATEEALKNLERKPVDKQMLGSEGKAECTICIDEMKEGDMATFLPCNHWFHEECVTLWLKEHNTCPICRTPIEKTDRSGNNNGGNGNNNNSGDGSQSQGPMPGSNSDQPNPSGTRASFTFTPNQWTPFDNPHSHTRPVRFSRPPSQSQSRLNEALRTISNRQQERERERERERGETSGFSYDTSRLQRRSSHSPTSPRATAPSEHGARMRQRSPSQSSRRSAAESDQQRRQSSHGPISWLRDRFGGGGPGNGPPREERRQ from the coding sequence ATGCTTACCACTTATGTTCAGATCGATCCCGCAAACGATCCCCGCGACTTTGAACACCACTCCTCTGCCTCCACCTCACCCGAGCATCACCCGTACGATTCAGATCCTGAAGAAGCCGATATAGATGAGCATGCCCAGCATGGCTTTGTGTTTCGACGGAGCGTCCGAGACGGTCCGAACCAcccccatcatcatgatcccGCTACTGCGCCGACTTATGAGCGCTTCTGGGATATGCTTAACGGATTTGGACCTCGGGCACCTGGCGGAAACAGTTCTTTCCCACCTAGCCCAGGAGAACATGAACTACCCCAAGGACCAAACTTTGGACCGCGCATTCACCGGACGACTTTCACGTCTGGGCCACTAGGCGGAACGACTTCTGTAACAATCGTATCGGGACCTATCCATGCAACAAGCCGTGGTCCCGCTGGTGCCCCAGGAGGCGAAACATTTCAAGAGTATGCACAACCTCCATTCCAGCTTGATGAACGACCTGGCGGCTTGCGAGTCACGGCCATTTCCATGAATCTTGGAGCTAACCAGCGTACCAGTTTCTTTCAGAACATGCTACGCGACATTGTACCGCCACCACCCGCTCATAACCATGACGGTGAGGAAGGCGCCGGAGGTCCTCCACCCGGTCTGGCTCGCAGCCTGCAAGATATCCTGAATCTTCTTAATCCAGCAAATGCAATGCATGGTGATGCAGTGTACTCCCAAGAGGCTCTGGATCGGATCATTACTGGACTCATGGAAGCCAATCCCCAGTCTAACGCGGCTCCTCCAGCTACAGAGGAAGCTCTCAAGAACCTGGAACGAAAACCTGTCGACAAACAAATGTTGGGTTCGGAGGGAAAGGCAGAGTGTACCATTTGcatcgatgagatgaaggaggGAGATATGGCCACATTTTTACCCTGTAATCATTGGTTTCACGAGGAGTGTGTCACCTTGTGGTTAAAGGAGCACAACACTTGCCCCATCTGCCGAACGCCGATCGAAAAGACCGATCGCAGCGGCAACAATAATGGCGGCAATGGGAACAACAATAATAGCGGCGACGGCTCCCAATCCCAAGGTCCAATGCCAGGTTCTAACTCTGACCAACCGAACCCGTCTGGAACTCGAGCGTCATTCACGTTTACTCCCAACCAGTGGACACCATTCGACAACCCTCATTCTCACACACGCCCGGTGCGGTTCTCGCGACCTCCAAGTCAGAGCCAGAGTCGCCTGAATGAAGCATTGCGTACTATCTCGAACCGGCAACAAGAGAGAGAACGTGAACGCGAGCGTGAACGAGGCGAGACATCAGGGTTTAGCTACGACACGTCTCGACTTCAGCGACGAAGCTCACACTCTCCAACAAGTCCTAGAGCGACTGCCCCGAGTGAACATGGCGCTCGTATGCGACAGAGAAGCCCTTCCCAGAGTAGCCGTCGGTCAGCGGCGGAGTCGGATCAACAACGCCGGCAGAGCAGCCATGGCCCCATTAGCTGGCTCCGCGATAGatttggtggaggagggccTGGTAACGGACCGCCACGAGAGGAAAGGCGACAGTAG
- a CDS encoding hypothetical protein (EggNog:ENOG41) produces MAESVPIPEPPGYPLIGNLGEFTSNPLSDLNRLADTYGPIFRLRLGAKAPIFVSSNSLINEVCDEKRFKKTLKSVLSQVREGVHDGLFTAFEDEPNWGKAHRILVPAFGPLSIRGMFPEMHDIATQLCMKFARHGPRTPIDASDNFTRLALDTLALCAMDFRFNSYYKEELHPFIEAMGDFLTESGNRNRRPPFAPNFLYRAANEKFYNDIALMKSVADEVVAARKASPSDRKDLLAAMLNGVDPQTGEKLSDENITNQLITFLIAGHETTSGTLSFAMYQLLKNPEAYSKVQKEVDEVVGRGPVLVEHLTKLPYISAVLRETLRINSPISAFGLEAIDDTFLGGKYLVKKGEIVTALLSRGHVDPAVYGSDADKFIPERMLDDEFARLNKEYPNCWKPFGNGKRACIGRPFAWQESLLAMVVLFQNFNFTMTDPNYALEIQQTLTIKPVHFYINATLRHGMTPTELEHVLAGSGGTSSSNHNIKSAANSDVKAGSGKPMAIFYGSNSGTCEALANRLASDAPSHGFSATTVGPLDQAKQSLPEDRPVVIVTASYEGQPPSNAAHFIKWMEDLDGNEMEKVSYAVFACGHHDWVETFHRIPKLVDSTLEKRGGTRLVPMGSADAATSDMFSDFEAWEDTVLWPGLKEKYKISDEESGGQKGLLVEVSTPRKTSLRQDVEEALVVAEKTLTKSGPAKKHIEIQLPSAMTYKAGDYLAILPLNPKPTVARVFRRFSLAWDSFLKIQSEGPTTLPTNVAISAFDVFSAYVELSQPATKRNILALAEATEDKATIQELERLAGDAYQAEISPKRVSVLDLLEKFPAVALPISSYLAMLPPMRVRQYSISSSPFADPSKLTLTYSLLDAPSLSGQGRHVGVATNFLSQLTAGDKLHVSVRASSEAFHLPSDAEKTPIICVAAGTGLAPFRGFIQERAAMLAAGRTLAPALLFFGCRNPEVDDLYAEEFERWEKMGAVDVRRAYSRAADKSEGCKYVQDRVYHDRADVFKVWDQGAKVFICGSREIGKAVEDVCVRLAIEKAQQNGKDVTEEMARAWFERSRNERFATDVFD; encoded by the exons ATGGCTGAATCTGTGCCTATTCCTGAGCCTCCTGGCTACCCTCTAATTGGAAATCTGGGAGAATTCACTTCAAATCCTCTCTCTGATCTGAACCGTCTAGCAGATACATACG GACCCATTTTCAGATTACGCCTTGGAGCCAAGGCTCCCATCTTCGTCTCTTCCAATTCATTGATCAACGAGGTTTGCGACGAGAAGCGGTTTAAAAAGACACTGAAGTCGGTTCTCAGC CAAGTTCGAGAGGGTGTTCACGATGGCCTCTTCACAGCATTCGAGGATGAGCCCAATTGGGGTAAAGCACACAGAATACTAGTACCGGCTTTTGGCCCTTTGAGCATAAGAGGAATGTTCCCAGAAATGCACGACATCGCTACCCAATTGTGCATGAAGTTTGCTCGGCATGGTCCTCGGACACCAATTGATGCGAGCGACAACTTTACTCGTCTAG CCCTGGATACTCTGGCTCTCTGCGCCATGGATTTCCGCTTCAACTCATATTACAAGGAGGAACTGCACCCATTTATCGAAGCCATGGGCGATTTCCTTACAGAGTCAGGAAACAGAAACCGACGACCTCCATTTGCGCCCAACTTTCTTTACCGTGCAGCAAACGAGAAGTTCTATAATGACATTGCATTGATGAAGTCAGTAGCCGATGAAGTCGTCGCCGCACGAAAGGCAAGCCCTAGCGATAGGAAGGATCTACTCGCTGCTATGCTTAACGGTGTTGATCCTCAGACGGGAGAGAAGTTGTCCGACgagaacatcaccaaccaGCTCATCACATTCCTTATCGCTGGCCATGAAACCACTTCTGGTACTCTATCCTTCGCCATGtatcagcttctcaagaaccccGAAGCCTACAGCAAGGTCCAGAAAGAAGTCGACGAAGTTGTCGGCCGTGGTCCCGTCTTGGTTGAGcatctcaccaagcttcccTACATAAGCGCTGTTTTGAGAGAGACCCTCCGGATCAACTCTCCTATTAGTGCCTTTGGTCTGGAGGCCATCGACGATACCTTCCTCGGGGGCAAGTATCTCGTCAAGAAGGGTGAAATCGTCACTGCTCTTCTGTCTCGGGGCCACGTTGACCCTGCCGTATATGGTAGTGACGCTGACAAGTTCATACCCGAGCGAatgcttgatgatgaattTGCGAGACTCAACAAGGAGTACCCCAACTGCTGGAAGCCTTTTGGAAACGGAAAGCGAGCTTGTATCGGTCGTCCTTTTGCTTGGCAAGAGTCTCTTCTCGCCATGGTCGTTCTCTTCCagaacttcaacttcaccatgACGGATCCCAACTACGCTTTGGAGATCCAGCAGACGCTAACTATCAAGCCCGTACACTTCTATATCAACGCTACCCTACGACATGGCATGACCCCAACCGAGCTAGAACATGTTCTGGCAGGAAGCGGAGGTACCAGCTCTTCAAATCACAATATCAAATCCGCTGCCAACTCAGATGTCAAGGCCGGCAGTGGCAAGCCTATGGCTATTTTCTACGGTTCAAACAGTGGCACATGCGAGGCTCTCGCCAACAGACTCGCCTCGGATGCTCCTAGCCACGGCTTCAGCGCAACAACTGTCGGTCCTCTCGATCAGGCCAAGCAGAGCCTCCCTGAAGACCGCCCCGTTGTCATCGTCACTGCATCATACGAAGGACAGCCCCCTTCCAACGCTGCCCACTTCATTAAGTGGATGGAGGACTTGGATGGTAACGAGATGGAAAAGGTGTCATATGCTGTTTTTGCATGTGGTCACCATGACTGGGTTGAAACATTCCACAGAATCCCCAAACTTGTTGACTCTACTCTTGAGAAGCGTGGCGGTACTCGCCTCGTTCCCATGGGTAGTGCAGACGCTGCCACAAGTGACATGTTTAGCGACTTTGAAGCCTGGGAGGATACTGTCCTGTGGCCAGGGTTGAAGGAGAAATACAAGATCTCTGATGAGGAGTCAGGCGGCCAGAAGGGTCTGTTGGTGGAGGTTTCGACACCACGAAAGACGAGTCTCcgtcaagatgttgaagaagcgttGGTGGTTGCTGAGAAGACTCTCACCAAGTCGGGTCCTGCGAAGAAGCATATTGAGATTCAGCTTCCCTCAGCCATGACCTACAAGGCCGGTGATTATCTTGCTATTCTTCCCCTGAACCCGAAGCCGACTGTGGCGCGGGTTTTCCGACGATTCTCTCTGGCCTGGGATTCTTTCCTGAAGATCCAGTCAGAGGGACCTACTACACTGCCTACCAACGTCGCCATTTCTGCTTTCGATGTGTTTAGCGCATATGTTGAATTATCACAGCCTGCTACAAAGAGG AATATCCTTGCTCTGGCTGAGGCGACTGAAGACAAGGCCACCATCCAGGAACTCGAGAGACTTGCTGGAGATGCTTATCAAGCTGAGATCTCGCCAAAGAGAGTTTCGGttctggatcttcttgagaagttccCTGCCGTTGCTCTCCCTATCAGCTCCTATCTGGCCATGCTCCCTCCCATGAGAGTCCGACAATA ctccatctcttcttcaccctTTGCAGACCCCTCAAAACTCACCCTCACATACTCCCTACTGGACGCCCCTTCGCTCTCTGGACAGGGTCGCCATGTTGGTGTCGCCACAAACTTCCTGTCGCAACTCACTGCTGGTGACAAACTCCACGTCTCAGTCCGCGCCTCCAGCGAAGCCTTTCACCTCCCTAGTGACGCCGAGAAGACACCCATCATCTGTGTCGCTGCCGGAACTGGACTGGCGCCTTTCCGCGGCTTCATCCAAGAACGCGCAGCCATGCTTGCCGCAGGTCGAACTCTCGCACCAGCTCTTTTATTCTTTGGATGTCGAAACCCAGAGGTCGATGACCTGTACGCTGAGGAGTTTGAACGCTGGGAAAAGATGGGCGCTGTAGATGTGCGACGTGCGTACTCTCGCGCCGCTGATAAGTCTGAGGGATGTAAGTATGTCCAGGATCGTGTCTATCATGATCGCGCAGATGTCTTCAAGGTGTGGGATCAGGGAGCCAAGGTATTCATCTGCGGAAGCCGCGAAATTGGCAAAGCAGTTGAGGATGTTTGTGTCCGTCTCGCCATCGAGAAGGCTCAGCAGAATGGCAAGGACGTTACTGAAGAAATGGCACGAGCTTGGTTTGAGAGGAGTAGGAATGAGCGTTTTGCTACTGATGTTTTTGATTAG